In one Cronobacter dublinensis subsp. dublinensis LMG 23823 genomic region, the following are encoded:
- a CDS encoding NupC/NupG family nucleoside CNT transporter, with amino-acid sequence MQILMGLVGMLALLAIAVALSSNRKAINLRTVAGAWLIQVAIGALVLYVPAGRKVLLAMSEGVANVIAYGNSGISFLFGGLVSDKMFEVFGGGGFIFALRVLPVIVFFSSLIAVLYYLGIMQLVIRLLGGALRKVLKTSRTESLSATANIFVGQTEAPLVVRPYIATMTRSELFAVMCGGLASVAGSVLAGYAQMGVPLEYLIAASFMAAPGGLLFAKIMIPETEQPNDAPHLERVQHDPDRPSNVLDAAASGASAGMQLALNVGAMLLAFVALIALLNGMLSGIGGWFNHPELSLQLILGWVFSPVAWLIGVPWEEAMVAGSFIGQKLIINEFVAYMNFGEYLKDDAAVAAAGLQVLSAHTKAIISFALCGFANLSSIAILIGGLGSMAPSRRHDVAQLGLKAVAAGTLSNLMSATIAGVFLAL; translated from the coding sequence ATGCAAATACTCATGGGGCTGGTGGGAATGTTGGCGTTGCTTGCGATAGCCGTCGCGCTTTCCAGTAACCGTAAAGCGATAAACCTGCGCACCGTCGCGGGCGCCTGGCTGATTCAGGTTGCCATCGGGGCGCTGGTGCTCTACGTGCCGGCGGGCCGTAAAGTGCTGCTGGCGATGTCCGAAGGCGTGGCGAATGTCATCGCTTACGGCAATAGCGGCATTTCGTTTTTGTTTGGCGGCCTGGTGTCGGACAAAATGTTCGAGGTATTCGGCGGCGGCGGGTTTATCTTCGCGCTGCGCGTGCTGCCGGTTATCGTCTTTTTCTCCTCGCTGATTGCGGTGCTTTACTACCTCGGCATTATGCAACTGGTTATCCGCCTGCTTGGCGGCGCGCTGCGTAAAGTGCTGAAAACCTCCCGTACCGAATCGCTTTCAGCCACCGCCAATATTTTTGTCGGTCAGACCGAAGCGCCGCTGGTGGTGCGTCCTTATATCGCGACAATGACCCGCTCGGAACTCTTCGCGGTGATGTGCGGCGGGCTGGCGTCTGTTGCGGGGTCAGTACTGGCGGGCTATGCCCAGATGGGTGTGCCGCTGGAATACCTCATCGCCGCCTCTTTCATGGCGGCGCCCGGCGGTCTGCTGTTTGCGAAAATCATGATCCCGGAAACCGAACAACCCAACGATGCCCCGCACCTTGAGCGCGTGCAGCACGATCCGGATCGTCCGTCGAACGTGCTGGACGCTGCCGCCTCCGGCGCGTCCGCCGGGATGCAGCTGGCGCTGAACGTCGGCGCGATGCTGCTGGCGTTCGTGGCGCTGATTGCTCTGCTGAACGGCATGCTCTCCGGCATCGGCGGCTGGTTTAACCATCCGGAGCTCTCATTGCAGCTGATCCTGGGCTGGGTATTCTCACCGGTGGCGTGGCTGATTGGCGTGCCGTGGGAAGAGGCGATGGTGGCGGGATCGTTTATCGGCCAGAAGCTCATCATCAACGAATTCGTGGCCTACATGAATTTCGGCGAATACCTGAAAGATGACGCCGCCGTGGCGGCCGCCGGTCTGCAGGTGCTCTCGGCGCATACCAAAGCGATTATTTCTTTCGCGCTCTGCGGATTTGCTAACCTTTCTTCTATCGCCATTTTGATTGGCGGGCTTGGCAGCATGGCGCCCAGCCGACGTCATGACGTCGCGCAGCTCGGACTAAAAGCCGTTGCCGCCGGCACGCTCTCGAACCTCATGAGCGCGACCATCGCCGGTGTGTTTCTGGCGCTGTAG
- the deoC gene encoding deoxyribose-phosphate aldolase, giving the protein MTDLTKSSLRALQLMDLTTLNDDDTNEKVIALCHQAKTPVGNTAAVCIYPRFIPIARKTLNAQGTPDIRIATVTNFPHGNDDIDIALAETRAAIAYGADEVDVVFPYRALMAGNEQVGFDLVKACKEACAAANVLLKVIIETGELKEEALIRKASEISIKAGADFIKTSTGKVPVNATPESARIMLEVIRDMGVAKTVGFKPAGGVRTAEDAAKYLAVADELLGADWADARHYRFGASSLLASLLQALGHGDGKSASSY; this is encoded by the coding sequence ATGACCGATTTAACCAAAAGCAGCCTGCGTGCGCTGCAGCTGATGGACCTTACCACCCTGAATGACGACGACACCAATGAGAAAGTCATCGCATTGTGTCATCAGGCGAAAACCCCGGTGGGCAATACTGCCGCCGTCTGCATCTACCCGCGCTTTATCCCGATTGCCCGCAAAACGCTGAATGCACAGGGCACGCCGGATATCCGTATCGCGACCGTGACCAACTTCCCGCACGGCAACGATGATATCGATATCGCGCTCGCGGAAACCCGCGCGGCTATCGCTTACGGCGCGGATGAAGTGGACGTGGTGTTCCCGTATCGCGCGCTGATGGCGGGCAACGAGCAGGTCGGTTTTGACCTGGTGAAAGCCTGTAAAGAGGCCTGCGCCGCGGCCAACGTGCTGCTGAAAGTCATCATCGAAACCGGCGAACTGAAAGAAGAAGCGCTGATCCGCAAAGCGTCTGAAATTTCCATCAAAGCTGGCGCAGACTTCATTAAAACCTCTACCGGTAAAGTGCCGGTTAACGCGACCCCGGAAAGCGCGCGCATTATGCTCGAAGTGATCCGCGATATGGGCGTGGCGAAAACCGTTGGCTTTAAACCGGCAGGCGGCGTGCGCACCGCAGAAGACGCAGCGAAATACCTGGCGGTTGCCGACGAACTGCTCGGCGCTGACTGGGCGGATGCCCGCCACTATCGCTTCGGCGCCTCCAGCCTGCTGGCAAGCCTGTTACAGGCGCTCGGCCACGGTGACGGCAAAAGCGCCAGCAGCTATTAA
- the deoA gene encoding thymidine phosphorylase, whose amino-acid sequence MFLAQEIIRKKRDGHALSDDEIRFFINGIRDNTVSEGQIAALAMTIFFHDMTMPERVSLTMAMRDSGTVLDWKSLNLNGPVVDKHSTGGVGDVTSLMLGPMVAACGGYIPMISGRGLGHTGGTLDKLEAIPGFDIFPDDNRFRDIIKNVGVAIIGQTNSLAPADKRFYATRDITATVDSIPLITASILAKKLAEGLDALVMDVKVGSGAFMPTYALSEELAQAIVGVANGAGVRTTALLTDMNEVLASSAGNAVEVREAVRFLTGDYRNPRLLDVTMALCVEMLLSGGLAKDDAEARAKLQRVLDNGSAAEIFGRMVAAQNGPADFVENYDRYLPAATLSKAVYADRSGFITEMDTRALGMAVVSMGGGRRQASDSIDYSVGLTDMARLGEQVDGERPLAIIHAKSEASWQEAAAAVKAAIKVDDTAAKASPVVYRRISQ is encoded by the coding sequence GTGTTCCTCGCTCAGGAAATTATTCGTAAAAAACGCGACGGCCACGCGCTTAGCGACGACGAAATCCGCTTTTTTATTAACGGCATTCGCGACAATACCGTTTCCGAAGGACAGATCGCCGCGCTGGCGATGACCATTTTCTTTCACGACATGACCATGCCGGAGCGAGTCTCGCTGACGATGGCGATGCGTGATTCCGGCACCGTGCTGGACTGGAAAAGCCTCAATCTGAATGGCCCGGTCGTGGACAAACACTCCACCGGCGGCGTGGGCGACGTCACGTCGCTGATGCTCGGCCCAATGGTGGCGGCGTGCGGCGGCTATATTCCGATGATTTCCGGGCGTGGACTGGGCCATACCGGCGGCACGCTCGATAAACTCGAAGCGATCCCGGGGTTCGATATTTTCCCGGACGATAATCGCTTTCGCGACATTATTAAAAATGTGGGCGTCGCGATTATCGGCCAGACCAACTCGCTCGCGCCGGCGGATAAGCGCTTTTACGCCACGCGCGATATCACGGCGACGGTCGATTCGATTCCACTGATCACCGCCTCGATCCTCGCGAAAAAACTTGCCGAAGGGCTCGATGCGCTGGTGATGGACGTGAAGGTCGGCAGCGGGGCGTTTATGCCCACTTATGCGCTTTCTGAAGAGCTCGCGCAGGCGATTGTCGGCGTGGCTAACGGCGCAGGCGTGCGCACCACGGCGCTGCTGACCGACATGAATGAAGTGCTGGCCTCAAGCGCAGGCAATGCGGTGGAAGTGCGTGAAGCGGTGCGCTTCCTCACCGGCGATTACCGCAACCCGCGCCTGCTGGACGTCACCATGGCGCTGTGCGTGGAGATGCTGCTCTCCGGCGGGCTCGCGAAAGACGACGCCGAGGCGCGCGCGAAACTTCAGCGGGTGCTGGATAACGGCAGCGCGGCGGAAATCTTTGGCCGCATGGTGGCCGCGCAAAATGGCCCGGCGGACTTTGTTGAAAACTACGACCGCTATCTGCCTGCCGCCACGCTCAGCAAAGCTGTTTATGCCGACCGCAGCGGGTTTATTACCGAGATGGATACCCGCGCGCTCGGAATGGCGGTGGTGTCGATGGGCGGCGGTCGTCGTCAGGCGTCCGACAGCATTGATTACAGCGTCGGGTTAACCGATATGGCGCGTCTCGGCGAGCAGGTGGACGGCGAACGACCGCTTGCCATCATCCACGCGAAGAGCGAGGCGAGCTGGCAGGAAGCGGCGGCAGCGGTAAAAGCGGCCATTAAGGTTGACGATACGGCGGCGAAAGCGTCACCGGTTGTCTATCGCAGAATCAGCCAATAA
- the deoB gene encoding phosphopentomutase, translating into MKRAFIMVLDSFGIGATEDAERFGDVGSDTLGHIAEACAKGEADIGRKGPLHLPNLTKLGLAKAHEGATGFIPAGMDGNAEITGAYAWAHELSSGKDTPSGHWEIAGVPVLFDWGYFTDEKNSFPQELLDKLVERANLPGYLGNCHSSGTVILDELGEEHMKTGKPIFYTSADSVFQIACHEETFGLDRLYELCEIAREELTEGGYNIGRVIARPFIGDKAGNFQRTGNRHDLAVEPPSPVVLKKLVDEKGGHVVSVGKIADIYANMGITKKVKATGLDALFDATIKEMKEAGDNTIVFTNFVDFDSSWGHRRDVAGYAGGLELFDRRLPELLELVGEDDIIIFTADHGCDPTWKGTDHTREHIPVLVYGPKVKPGSLGHRETFADIGQTVAKYFGLSDMEYGKAMF; encoded by the coding sequence ATGAAACGTGCATTTATCATGGTGCTGGACTCCTTTGGTATTGGCGCGACGGAAGACGCGGAACGCTTCGGCGACGTGGGCTCCGATACGCTCGGCCACATCGCCGAGGCCTGCGCCAAAGGTGAAGCGGACATCGGCCGTAAAGGCCCGCTGCATCTGCCGAATCTGACAAAGCTGGGCCTTGCGAAAGCGCATGAAGGCGCGACGGGCTTTATTCCTGCCGGGATGGACGGCAATGCGGAAATCACCGGCGCCTACGCCTGGGCACATGAGCTTTCTTCCGGTAAAGATACGCCGTCAGGCCACTGGGAAATCGCTGGTGTGCCGGTCCTGTTCGACTGGGGTTACTTTACCGACGAGAAAAACAGCTTCCCGCAGGAGCTGCTCGACAAGCTGGTGGAACGCGCGAACCTGCCGGGCTACCTCGGCAACTGCCACTCTTCCGGTACGGTGATTCTGGATGAACTTGGCGAAGAGCATATGAAAACCGGCAAGCCGATTTTCTATACCTCTGCCGACTCGGTGTTCCAGATTGCCTGCCACGAAGAGACGTTCGGCCTGGACAGACTCTATGAGCTGTGCGAAATCGCGCGTGAAGAGCTGACCGAAGGCGGCTACAACATTGGTCGCGTGATCGCGCGTCCGTTTATCGGCGATAAAGCGGGCAACTTCCAGCGCACCGGCAACCGTCACGACCTGGCGGTCGAGCCGCCGTCACCGGTGGTGCTGAAAAAGCTGGTGGACGAGAAGGGCGGTCACGTCGTTTCCGTCGGTAAAATCGCGGATATCTACGCCAACATGGGCATCACCAAAAAGGTGAAAGCCACCGGGCTGGACGCGCTGTTCGACGCCACCATCAAAGAGATGAAAGAAGCGGGCGACAACACGATTGTGTTCACCAACTTCGTGGATTTCGACTCCTCCTGGGGCCATCGCCGCGATGTCGCAGGCTACGCGGGCGGCCTTGAGCTGTTCGACCGCCGCTTGCCGGAGCTGCTGGAGCTGGTGGGCGAAGATGACATCATCATCTTTACCGCTGACCACGGCTGCGACCCGACCTGGAAAGGCACCGACCATACCCGTGAGCATATCCCGGTGCTGGTTTACGGCCCGAAAGTGAAACCGGGCTCGCTCGGCCATCGCGAGACGTTTGCCGATATCGGCCAGACCGTCGCCAAATATTTTGGCCTGTCTGACATGGAATATGGCAAAGCGATGTTCTAA
- the deoD gene encoding purine-nucleoside phosphorylase has translation MATPHINAEMGDFADVVLMPGDPLRAKHIAETFLEDVREVNNVRGMLGFTGTYKGRKISVMGHGMGIPSCSIYTKELITDFGVKKIIRVGSCGAVRADVKLRDVVIGMGACTDSKVNRLRFKDHDFAAIADFDMVRNAVDAAKALGVDARVGNIFSADLFYTPDPSMFDVMEKYGILGVEMEAAGIYGVAAEFGAKALTICTVSDHIRTHEQTTAAERQTTFNDMIKIALESVLLGDKA, from the coding sequence ATGGCAACCCCACATATTAACGCCGAGATGGGTGATTTCGCAGACGTCGTACTGATGCCGGGCGACCCGCTGCGCGCTAAACACATTGCAGAAACTTTCCTCGAAGACGTGCGCGAAGTAAACAACGTGCGCGGCATGCTGGGCTTTACCGGTACCTACAAAGGCCGCAAAATTTCCGTGATGGGCCACGGCATGGGCATTCCGTCCTGCTCCATCTACACCAAAGAGCTGATCACCGATTTCGGCGTGAAGAAAATCATTCGCGTGGGCTCCTGCGGTGCGGTACGTGCCGATGTGAAACTGCGTGACGTGGTGATCGGTATGGGCGCGTGCACCGACTCTAAAGTGAACCGTCTGCGTTTCAAAGATCACGATTTCGCAGCCATCGCGGATTTCGACATGGTACGTAACGCGGTTGACGCGGCCAAAGCGCTGGGCGTTGACGCGCGCGTCGGCAACATCTTCTCCGCCGACCTGTTCTATACGCCGGACCCGTCCATGTTCGACGTGATGGAAAAATACGGCATCCTGGGCGTGGAAATGGAAGCGGCGGGCATCTACGGCGTGGCGGCGGAATTTGGCGCGAAAGCGCTGACCATCTGCACTGTGTCCGACCATATCCGCACCCATGAGCAGACCACCGCGGCAGAGCGTCAGACCACGTTTAACGACATGATCAAAATCGCGCTGGAATCCGTGCTGCTGGGCGATAAAGCGTAA
- the lplA gene encoding lipoate--protein ligase LplA, producing MSSLRLLISDSYDPWFNLAVEECIFRQMPATQRVLFLWRNADTVVIGRAQNPWKECNTRRMEEDNVRLARRSSGGGAVFHDLGNTCFTFMAGKPEYDKSVSTTIVINALAQLGVQASASGRNDLVVETAEGPRKISGSAYRETMDRGFHHGTLLLNADLSRLANYLNPDKKKLQAKGITSVRGRVANLNDFRPGITHAQVCEAVMDAFFAYYGEHVSAEVISPDAFPDLPGFAQTFARQSSWEWNFGQAPAFTHQLDERFVWGGVELHFDVEKGHITRTQLFTDSLNPAPLEALASRLSGCVYQADALQHTCEALAAEFPAQAAELREVGAWMAQAVR from the coding sequence GTGTCCTCTCTACGCCTGCTTATTTCCGATTCTTACGATCCCTGGTTTAACCTGGCGGTGGAAGAGTGCATCTTCCGCCAGATGCCCGCCACCCAGCGCGTGCTGTTTCTTTGGCGCAACGCTGACACCGTCGTGATTGGCCGGGCGCAGAACCCGTGGAAAGAGTGCAACACCCGCCGCATGGAGGAAGATAACGTGCGTCTGGCCCGGCGCAGCAGCGGCGGCGGCGCGGTGTTCCACGATCTCGGCAACACCTGTTTCACCTTTATGGCGGGCAAGCCAGAGTATGACAAAAGCGTCTCCACGACGATTGTGATTAACGCGCTGGCGCAGCTTGGCGTGCAGGCGTCGGCCTCCGGGCGCAACGATTTAGTGGTGGAGACCGCCGAAGGGCCGCGCAAAATTTCCGGCTCCGCCTACCGCGAGACGATGGATCGCGGCTTCCACCACGGCACGCTGCTGCTGAACGCCGATTTAAGCCGACTGGCGAATTACCTGAACCCGGATAAGAAAAAGCTCCAGGCGAAAGGAATCACTTCCGTGCGCGGGCGCGTCGCCAACCTTAACGATTTCAGGCCGGGCATCACGCACGCCCAGGTGTGCGAGGCGGTGATGGACGCGTTTTTCGCCTATTACGGCGAGCATGTGTCCGCCGAGGTGATTTCACCCGACGCGTTCCCGGATTTGCCAGGATTTGCGCAAACGTTCGCCCGTCAGAGCAGCTGGGAGTGGAATTTCGGCCAGGCGCCCGCCTTTACGCATCAGCTGGACGAGCGTTTTGTCTGGGGCGGCGTGGAGCTGCATTTCGATGTGGAAAAAGGGCATATCACCCGCACTCAGCTGTTTACCGACAGCCTTAACCCCGCGCCGCTGGAGGCGCTGGCGAGCCGGTTGTCGGGCTGCGTGTATCAGGCCGACGCGTTGCAGCACACCTGCGAGGCGTTGGCCGCAGAATTTCCGGCGCAGGCGGCGGAGCTTCGCGAAGTGGGCGCGTGGATGGCGCAGGCGGTACGTTGA
- a CDS encoding YtjB family periplasmic protein, with the protein MARAKLKFRLHRAVIVLICLALLVALMQGASWFSQSHQQSRNIQMEELARTLARQVSYSLVPLIKGENPDEKRVGALLRQLTEESRVLDASVYDQQGELIARAGESVNVRDRLALDGKKAGSYFNEQIVQPVQDKSGPIGYLRLTLDTHSLPTEARQVDNTTNILRLMMLLALAIGIVLTRTLLQGKRTRWQQSPFLLTASKSVPEEESEPDAPADDKRA; encoded by the coding sequence ATGGCCCGGGCAAAACTCAAATTTCGGCTGCATCGCGCAGTGATTGTACTCATCTGTCTGGCGCTGCTGGTGGCGCTGATGCAGGGCGCGTCCTGGTTCAGCCAGAGCCATCAACAGTCCCGTAATATCCAGATGGAAGAGCTCGCCCGCACGCTGGCCCGCCAGGTGAGCTACAGCCTCGTGCCGCTGATCAAAGGCGAAAACCCGGATGAAAAGCGCGTAGGCGCGCTTCTGCGCCAGCTGACGGAAGAGAGCCGCGTTCTCGACGCCAGCGTCTATGACCAGCAGGGAGAACTTATCGCGCGCGCCGGTGAGAGCGTTAACGTGCGCGACCGGCTGGCGCTCGACGGGAAAAAGGCAGGCAGCTACTTTAACGAGCAGATCGTTCAGCCGGTGCAGGATAAAAGCGGGCCCATCGGTTACCTGCGTTTGACGCTCGACACGCACAGCCTGCCGACCGAAGCGCGCCAGGTCGATAACACCACCAATATTCTGCGCCTGATGATGCTGCTGGCGCTCGCCATCGGCATTGTGCTGACGCGCACGCTCCTGCAGGGCAAACGCACCCGCTGGCAGCAGTCGCCATTCCTGCTGACCGCCAGCAAATCGGTGCCCGAAGAAGAGAGCGAACCCGACGCGCCAGCGGACGACAAACGCGCGTGA
- the serB gene encoding phosphoserine phosphatase produces the protein MPNSLTWCDLPNEVSLWPGLPLSLSGDEVMPLDYHAGQSGWLLYGRGLNKQSLTQYQHKLGAAMVIVNAWCVEDYQVIRLAGSLTPRATRLAHDSGLDVAPLGKIPHLKTPGLLVMDMDSTAIQIECIDEIAKLAGTGDEVAEVTERAMRGELDFTASLKARVGTLKGADADILRQVRDVLPLMPGLTSLVLKLHALGWKVAIASGGFTYFAQYLQDKLHLDDVVANELAVENGRLTGDVTGQIVDARFKAQTLQRLAEKYAIPAGQTVAIGDGANDLPMIQTAGLGIAYHAKPKVNEKTEITIRHADLMGVFCILSGSLNPK, from the coding sequence ATGCCGAACAGTCTTACCTGGTGCGACCTGCCGAATGAGGTTTCTCTCTGGCCTGGATTGCCCCTTTCTTTAAGCGGTGACGAAGTGATGCCGCTGGATTATCACGCCGGTCAAAGCGGCTGGCTCCTGTACGGACGGGGTTTAAATAAGCAAAGTCTGACCCAATATCAGCATAAGCTCGGCGCGGCGATGGTTATCGTCAACGCGTGGTGCGTGGAAGATTATCAGGTGATCCGTCTCGCGGGCTCGCTGACGCCGCGCGCGACGCGTCTGGCGCATGATTCCGGCCTCGATGTCGCGCCGCTCGGTAAAATCCCGCATCTGAAAACGCCCGGCCTGCTGGTGATGGATATGGATTCCACGGCTATCCAGATCGAATGCATTGATGAAATCGCGAAGCTTGCCGGAACCGGCGACGAAGTGGCGGAAGTGACCGAGCGCGCCATGCGCGGCGAGCTGGATTTCACCGCCAGCCTGAAAGCGCGCGTTGGCACGCTAAAAGGCGCAGACGCCGATATTCTGCGCCAGGTACGCGACGTGCTGCCGCTGATGCCGGGCCTGACCTCGCTGGTGCTGAAACTGCACGCGCTGGGCTGGAAAGTGGCTATCGCCTCCGGCGGTTTTACTTACTTCGCGCAATATCTGCAGGACAAACTCCACCTGGACGATGTGGTCGCCAATGAACTGGCGGTGGAAAACGGTCGGCTGACCGGCGACGTCACCGGGCAGATTGTTGACGCCCGCTTCAAGGCGCAAACCTTACAGCGTCTCGCTGAAAAATACGCGATCCCGGCAGGCCAGACCGTGGCGATTGGCGACGGCGCCAACGACCTGCCGATGATCCAGACCGCGGGGCTGGGCATTGCCTACCACGCCAAACCGAAAGTGAATGAAAAGACGGAAA